In Patulibacter sp. SYSU D01012, the genomic stretch CCGACGTCGGTGACGAACGCGGCGGCGTCGCCGCTCGCGCGCGAGAGCGCGTGCATCAGCGCGTTCGGGTTGATGCCGGGCACGCCGGCGAGCTCGGCGACGTCCGGCCACCGCTCCCGCAGCGCCGCGACCTCGTCGCGCCAGCCGCCGGCCGCCGCGGCGGCCGGCGCGCGCTCCACGGCCGCGCGGAGGAACGCGGCCAGGTCGGCGTCGACGGCGTGGCACCCGGTGACGCGTCGGTTGACCTCGGCGGGGTCGCAGTCGACGTGGTGGATCGTGCGGGCCGCGAACGCGGCGGTGTCGGCGCCCGTCTGCCGGATGTCCAGCCGGCTGCCGAGGACGAGCAGCACGTCGGCGGCGCCGAGCGCCATGTTCGCCCAGCGGTTGCCGTAGGTGCCGATCATCCCGACGCGCAGCGGATCGTCGAACGGCAGCGCGTCGACGCCCAGCAGGGAGTGGACGACGGGGACGCCGAGGGCGGCGACCAGCCGGCGCAGGTCGTCGGTCGCGCCCGCCGTGCGGACGCCGCCGCCGACGAGGATCAGCGGCCGCCGCGCGGCGCGCAGGTCGGCCAGCGCCCGGTCCAGCCCCTCGGGGTCGGGGAGCGGGGCGGCCGCGCGGACGGGGGCGTCGTCCGCGGGCGGCGGGACGTCGGCGCCCTGCAGGTCCATCGGCAGGTCGACGAGCACCGGGCCGGGCCGGCCGTCGCGGGCCAGCGCGAACGCCGCGGCCAGGCGCCCCGGCAGCTCGGCCGCGCTGCCCACGCGCCACGCGGCCTTCGTGACGGGCGTCGCCATCGCGACGACGTCGGTCTCCTGGAAGCTCCGCTGCCGCACGTCGCGCTCGCCGCCCAGCTCGGCGGTGGCGACCTGGCCGGTCACGAACACGGCGGGGACCGAGTCGAAGTGGCACGACGCGACGCCGGTCAGCAGGTTGGTGGCGCCGGGGCCGCTGGTGGCGAGCGCGACTCCGGGGACGCCCCGCATCCGCGCCGCGCCCTCCGCGGCGAACGCCGCCGCCTGCTCGTGGCGCACGCTCACCAGGCGCGGCGTCCCGCGGCGGTGGATCGCGTCGAGCAGCGGAGCGATCGTGCCGCCGGCGACCTCGAAGACGTGCTCGACGCCTTGGGCGTCCAGCAGCACCGCCAGGTGGTCGGCCGCGCTCACGCGGGGCTCCCGGCGAACGCAGCGAGCGCGGCGTCGAGCGCGGCGCGGTGCGCGGGCTCCAGGCGGACGCCGGCGGCCGACGACCAGCCGGCGACCTGCTCGGGGCGGCTGGCCCCGACCGCGGCGCCGGCGACGCCGGGCACGCCGAGCGTGCGGGCGACCGCGAGCTCGGCCACCGTGCACGGGATCTCGCGCGCGACGGCCTGCAGGGCGGCGAGCAGCCGGCCGCGCCCGTCGGGATCGGCGAAGAGCGGGCTGCGGCGCCGGCGGTCGCGGGGATGGGGCGGGGCGGCGTCGTCGGCGCCGGCGAGCAGGCCGGTCTCGAGGACGCCGTGGGCGAGGACGGGCACCCCGCGGGCGTGCGCGGCGGCCACCGCGGCCGCGTCGGTCCGCAGCGGCGACACGGCCGTCTGGAACGCGTCGACGGGGCGGAGCGCGTGGCACCGCGCGAGGGCGGCGGCGCCGCCGCCCGCCAGGCCGATCCGGGCCGCGACGCCGGCCGCGGCGAGCTCGGCGAGCGTCGTCCACGCGGCCTCGAGGGCGCCGTCGTCCGCGGGCGGCCGGTGGAGCAGCAGCAGGTCCAGCCGCTCCTGGCCGAGGCGCGCCCGCGACGCGTCGGCCTGCTCCCGCAGCGTCCGCGCGTCGCCGACCGCGACGGCCCGGTCGGCGCGCGCGTCCCACGCCAGGCCGCACTTCGTGGCGACGGCGGGGCGGTCGGCGGCGTCGCCGAGCACCGACCCCAGCGTCTCCTCGACGGCGCCCAGCCCGTAGATCCCGGCGGTGTCGAGCCAGCGGACGCCGCGTTCGCGGGCACGCTCGACCGTGGCCGCCAGGCGCGCCCGGCCGGCGGCCGACGCGTCGCCCCGCGCCGTCGGCGCCGTCCCCAGCCCGACGCCGCGGAACGGCGGCGCGGGGGTCAGCGGCAGGTCGAGCCACAGCTGCCACCGGTCCGGCGGGGCGTCGTCGCCGGGCGCGCACGGCCGGTACTCGCGGCGGTCGCCGGCGACGTGCAGGCGCATCGGCGTGCGCTCGCGGTCGACGAACCCGACGCTGCGCATCAGCCGGAGCGAGCGGACGTTGTCGGTGAAGACGGGGCTCCAGATGCGGGTGGGGCGCAGCGCCTCCTGCGCCCAGCGCAGCATCCCGGCCAGGCACGCGCGCATCGCCCCCGGGCCCATCCGCTCCGGCTCGCCGACCA encodes the following:
- a CDS encoding thiamine pyrophosphate-binding protein, whose translation is MSAADHLAVLLDAQGVEHVFEVAGGTIAPLLDAIHRRGTPRLVSVRHEQAAAFAAEGAARMRGVPGVALATSGPGATNLLTGVASCHFDSVPAVFVTGQVATAELGGERDVRQRSFQETDVVAMATPVTKAAWRVGSAAELPGRLAAAFALARDGRPGPVLVDLPMDLQGADVPPPADDAPVRAAAPLPDPEGLDRALADLRAARRPLILVGGGVRTAGATDDLRRLVAALGVPVVHSLLGVDALPFDDPLRVGMIGTYGNRWANMALGAADVLLVLGSRLDIRQTGADTAAFAARTIHHVDCDPAEVNRRVTGCHAVDADLAAFLRAAVERAPAAAAAGGWRDEVAALRERWPDVAELAGVPGINPNALMHALSRASGDAAAFVTDVGQHQMWAAQSLRLGAGQRFLTSGGMGAMGFGLPAAIGAALACAAPVVLVAGDGGFQLNLQELQTVAHHGLPLKMVILDNGSHGMVRQFQETYFDGRYPSTRWGYSAPDVARVAAAFGIPATTVSRPDELDAALAATWRDPARPHLLRVHIDGDANAYPKLAFGRPITEMEPLAAPIPLRRGR
- a CDS encoding aldo/keto reductase is translated as MSEGARHAAEITRAIAALQRPAGDPWLVATAGLRLRAVTPDDVEDDALLDRLGRWRADHMAAYPTQFAVTRAGTRAWLRDVVVGGPGRLMLLVVDGDGEVVGHLGFDRADVGDGGLQLSNLMVGEPERMGPGAMRACLAGMLRWAQEALRPTRIWSPVFTDNVRSLRLMRSVGFVDRERTPMRLHVAGDRREYRPCAPGDDAPPDRWQLWLDLPLTPAPPFRGVGLGTAPTARGDASAAGRARLAATVERARERGVRWLDTAGIYGLGAVEETLGSVLGDAADRPAVATKCGLAWDARADRAVAVGDARTLREQADASRARLGQERLDLLLLHRPPADDGALEAAWTTLAELAAAGVAARIGLAGGGAAALARCHALRPVDAFQTAVSPLRTDAAAVAAAHARGVPVLAHGVLETGLLAGADDAAPPHPRDRRRRSPLFADPDGRGRLLAALQAVAREIPCTVAELAVARTLGVPGVAGAAVGASRPEQVAGWSSAAGVRLEPAHRAALDAALAAFAGSPA